The Linepithema humile isolate Giens D197 chromosome 2, Lhum_UNIL_v1.0, whole genome shotgun sequence genome has a segment encoding these proteins:
- the LOC105673983 gene encoding zinc finger protein 830, whose protein sequence is MSLKRKLTQDDLRKAMSEHRKKLCVVKKIDSPLAKYTDAGQLMCILCKSIIRNETVWPVHLNSKVHKENIALAKKTKLETESTAMTPNIPTFKEPPSPAQNVSNKKIKGILKNSFQPVVHMKSNIPADFFDDNLNKVNNESVIQKSENKDSTTPDIQHMKIEEEKEKEKVKDTSPATLPEGFFDDPVKDAKARNVEYKDPMEEEWEKYQKEIKEEDAQSAQIIADDQEEATTERQMEEIEEQMRHWSRVLDLAKHMEQVQGTDRKQDNIDDDISSGDEAEFDEFLDWRTKNSYN, encoded by the exons ATGTcgttgaaaagaaaattaacacAGGATGATCTGCGTAAGGCAATGAGCGAACACAGAAAGAAGCTCtgtgtagtgaagaaaattgACTCACCATTAGCAAA GTATACAGATGCTGGTCAGCTTATGTGCATTTTATGCAAATCAATTATACGTAATGAAACAGTTTGGCCTGTTCACTTAAATTCCAAAGTACATAAGGAAAATATTGCATTAGCGAAGAAAACTAAACTGGAAACAGAAAGCACTGCAATGACACCTAATATTCCAACATTTAAAGAACCTCCATCTCCAGCtcaaaatgtttcaaataagaaGATAAAAGGAATactgaaaaattcttttcagcCAGTAGTGCATATGAAGTCAAACATACCAGCTGATTTTTTCGatgataatttaaacaaagttAACAATGAATCTGTAATACAAAAGTCGGAGAACAAAGATTCTACAACTCCAGATATACAACATATGAAAatagaagaagagaaagaaaaagagaaagtaaAAGATACAAGTCCAGCTACGCTTCCAGAAGGATTTTTTGATGACCCAGTGAAGGATGCTAAA gcACGTAATGTTGAATATAAAGATCCTATGGAAGAAGAATGGGAAAAATaccaaaaagaaattaaagaagaaGATGCACAATCTGCACAAATTATTGCCGATGATCAAGAAGAAGCCACAACAGAGAGACAAATGGAGGAAATTGAGGAGCAAATGAGGCATTGGTCTAG agtaCTGGATCTCGCAAAGCACATGGAACAAGTACAAGGCACCGATAGAAAACAAGATAATATCGATGATGATATATCGAGCGGTGATGAAGCAGAATTTGACGAATTTCTGGACTGGCGaacaaaaaattcatataattaa
- the Mesh1 gene encoding guanosine-3',5'-bis(diphosphate) 3'-pyrophosphohydrolase MESH1, translating into MEGSARSATCVDFSKSCEHCEKCIKKLSEEELLSLIIRCVNFAAEKHRNQRRKDVDQTPYINHPLGVANILIQEGKIFEPVVILAAILHDTVEDTNTTFAEIEKEFGHEVCQVVQEVTDDKSLPKAERKRLQVEHAFHISREAKLVKLADKLYNLRDLEKSTPIGWTSERVKEYFKWAKAVIDGCRNTNANLERELDVLFAHHIIQ; encoded by the exons ATGGAAGGCAGTGCACGATCAGCAACATGTGTCGATTTCTCTAAAAGTTGTGAACattgtgaaaaatgtataaaaaagttatcagAAGAAGAACTGTTATCGCTAATAATAAGATGCGTCAATTTTGCCGCGGAGAAACATCGGAATCAAAGAAGAAAGGATGTTGATCAAACGCCATACATAAACCATCCTTTAG gagttgcaaatattttaatacaagaaGGTAAGATTTTTGAACCAGTGGTGATTCTAGCAGCAATCTTACATGACACTGTGGAGGATACAAATACTACATTTGcggaaattgaaaaagaatttgGACATGAAGTTTGTCAGGTGGTCCAAGAAGTGACTGATGACAAATCATTGCCAAAAGCTGAACGTAAACGGTTACAAGTAGAACATGCTTTCCATATATCTCGTGAggcaaaattagtaaaattggCTGATAAGCTATATAATTTGAGAGATCTTGAAAAAAGCACACCTATTGGTTGGACAAGTGAAAGAGTGaaggaatattttaaa TGGGCAAAAGCTGTTATAGATGGATGTCGCAATACTAATGCCAATTTGGAAAGAGAATTAGATGTACTGTTTGCTCatcatataattcaataa
- the LOC105673982 gene encoding probable phosphoserine aminotransferase: MTDQNNKAEVINFGAGPAKLPHEVLKDVQRELLAYGNTQISILELSHRSNDFKNVIDDAQATLRDILNVPDNYKILFMQGGGTGMFAAVPLNIMHTGTADYFVTGAWSAKAAKEAAKYGKVNMVLPKTTKYTEIPDSSTWNLDPNASYVYYCDNETVHGIEFNYIPETNGVPLVADMSSNILTKPFDVSKFAIIFAGAQKNIGPAGVTLVIVRDDVLGRPMDICPTVLNFTVMANDNSLHNTPPVFQIYVVGLVFEWIKRKGGVKGMQNFAKKKSDKIYDIINTSEGFYTCPVKPDARSKMNIPLRIKNGDEELEKEFLAGAATRGMLQLKGHRSVGGIRASLYNAISEEEAETLANYMKWFYNEYHKKTL, from the exons ATGACcgatcaaaataataaagctGAAGTCATCAATTTCGGTGCCGGTCCGGCTAAATTGCCACATGAG GTTCTAAAAGACGTTCAGAGGGAATTACTCGCATATGGAAATACACAAATCAGCATTCTTGAGTTAAGTCATCGATCAAATGACTTTAAAAACGTTATCGATGATGCACAGGCAACACTACGAGATATTCT AAATGTTCCCGACAATTACAAAATCCTGTTCATGCAAGGAGGCGGCACCGGAATGTTCGCGGCAGTTCCTTTGAATATCATGCACACCGGCACCGCGGACTACTTCGTAACCG GCGCTTGGTCGGCTAAAGCGGCGAAAGAAGCAGCCAAGTACGGAAAAGTGAACATGGTGCTGCCTAAAACGACAAAGTACACGGAAATCCCAGATTCTTCAACTTGGAACTTGGATCCGAATGCGTCATACGTTTACTATTGCGACAACGAGACCGTGCATG gaattgaatttaattacattccgGAAACAAATGGTGTACCGCTTGTCGCCGACATGTCGTCCAATATACTTACGAAACCATTCGACGTATCTAAG tttgcaataatatttgcgggtgcgcaaaaaaatataggaCCCGCTGGAGTCACTTTAGTGATCGTGCGAGACGACGTGCTCGGTCGTCCCATGGACATTTGTCCGACAGTGTTAAATTTTACCGTTATGGCAAATGATAACTCTTTGCACAACACTCCGCCCGTTTTCCA GATATATGTAGTGGGTTTGGTATTTGAATGGATCAAACGAAAAGGTGGAGTCAAAGGTATGCAGAATTTTGCGAAGAAGAAAAGCGACAAGATATACGACATTATTAATACATCAGAAGGTTTTTATACGTGTCCCGTCAAGCCAGATGCACGTAGTAAAATGAATATTCCGCTTAGAATAAAAAACGGTGACGAAGAATTGGAAAAAGAATTTCTTGCTGGTGCTGCAACTCGTGGCATGCTGCAGCTGAAGGGTCACAG ATCAGTTGGTGGAATACGTGCATCTTTGTATAACGCAATTAGTGAAGAAGAAGCGGAAACATTGGCCAATTACATGAAATGGTTTTACAATGAATATCACAAAAAAACgctctaa